The following proteins come from a genomic window of Caloenas nicobarica isolate bCalNic1 chromosome 6, bCalNic1.hap1, whole genome shotgun sequence:
- the SLC38A11 gene encoding putative sodium-coupled neutral amino acid transporter 11: MEHGGPEPPPAVAHQAETDDRTALVGKPRNKGGNGDLASAGFNIINSIIGSGIIGLPYSMKEAGFPLGVLLLFVVAYITDYSIILLIKGGNLSSTNTYQELVRKTYGLVGYLILSTLQFLYPFIAMISYNIIAGDTLTKVFQRIPGVGPDNVLTDHHFIILLTTIIFTLPLSLYRDIAKLGKVSLISLILTIVILIIVMVRTVTLSPQVPKSENAWTFAKPNAVQAIGVMSFAFICNHNSFLIYGSLEEPTLKNWSRVTHVSVSLAVVISVMFAACGYMTFTGYTEGDIFENYCRGDNLATFGRFFYGVTVILTFPLECFVTREVIANVFFHGSLSTVFHIVVTVVIIAVVTGVSLLYDCLGIVLELNGVLSATPLVFIIPTACYLRLSKERWNHSDSLISCLILAVGVLVMTVGFVLTVLHPQECSHGKEMFYCFPRNDSFPNSTLPP, encoded by the exons atggaGCACGGcgggccggagccgccgccaGCTGTTGCTCACCAG GCAGAAACAGATGACCGAACAGCCCTCGTTGGTAAGCCCAGGAATAAAGGAGGAAACGGTGATCTGGCATCAGCTGGATTTAACATTATCAACTCCATCATAGGATCAGGCATTATAG GATTGCCATATTCAATGAAGGAAGCCGGTTTTCCGCTAGGAGTACTGCTTTTATTTGTGGTTGCCTATATCACAG ATTATTCCATTATATTACTGATTAAAGGAGGAAACCTCTCCAGTACCAACACCTATCAAGAGCTGGTCAGAAAAACATATGGTCTTGTAGGTTATCTGATTCTTTCAACTCTTCAATTTTTATATCCATTTATTG ctATGATCAGTTACAACATAATAGCAGGAGATACTTTAACTAAAGTTTTTCAGAGAATTCCTGGAG ttgGACCAGATAATGTGCTTACTGATCATCACTTCATAATTCTTCTTACCACCATCATCTTTACCTTGCCTCTGTCTTTATATCGAGACATAGCAAAACTGGGAAAG GTATCTCTTATTTCTCTGATTTTAACCATCGTCATACTGATTATTGTGATGGTGAGAACAGTAACACTCAGTCCACAAGT ACCCAAATCAGAAAATGCGTGGACATTTGCAAAACCAAATGCAGTACAAGCCATTGGGGTGATGTCATTTg CATTCATCTGCAACCATAACAGCTTTTTAATATATGGGTCTCTGGAAGAACCCACATTAAAGAACTGGTCTCGAGTCACACATGTGTCTGTCTCACTCGCTGTTGTTATCAGTGTAATGTTCGCTGCATGTGGATATATGACTTTTACAGGATACACAGAAG GAGATATATTTGAAAACTACTGTAGAGGTGACAACCTTGCTACATTTGGAAGGTTTTTTTATGGAGTTACTGTAATTCTGACCTTCCCCCTTGAATGTTTTGTGACAAGAGAG GTGATTGCCAATGTGTTTTTTCATGGGAGCCTTTCAACAGTTTTCCATATTGTTGTGACAGTGGTTATCATTGCTGTGGTGACGGGTGTATCACTATTGTATGATTGCCTTGGAATAGTTTTAGAACTGAAT GGAGTTCTGAGTGCTACTCCACTTGTCTTTATCATCCCAACAGCATGTTATCTAAGGCTGTCCAAAGAGCGATGGAACCATTCGGATAGCCTCATATCCTGCCTGATTCTTGCTGTTGGTGTGCTAGTGATGacagttgggtttgttttgacTGTCTTGCATCCCCAGGAATGTAGCCATGGAAAAGAAATGTTCTACTGCTTCCCTAGAAACGATTCTTTTCCCAACAGTACACTTCCACCATAG